Proteins from a genomic interval of Anas platyrhynchos isolate ZD024472 breed Pekin duck chromosome 4, IASCAAS_PekinDuck_T2T, whole genome shotgun sequence:
- the GNPDA2 gene encoding glucosamine-6-phosphate deaminase 2 isoform X2 — translation MRLVILEDYDQASEWAAKYICNRIIQFKPSQGRYFTLGLPTGNTPLGCYKKLIEYHKNGDLSFKYVKTFNMDEYVGLPRNHPESYHSYMWNNFFKHIDIDPNNAHILDGNAPDLQAECDAFEKKIEEAGGIDLFVGGIGPDGHIAFNEPGSSLSSRTRLKTLAMDTILANAKYFDGDLSKVPTMALTVGVGTVMDAREVMILITGAHKAFALYKAIEEGVNHMWTVSAFQQHPRTIFVCDEDATLELRVKTVKYFKGLMHVHNKLVDPLYSMKEN, via the exons ATGAGGCTAGTCATTCTTGAAGATTACGATCAGGCAAGTGAATGGGCAGCAAAATACATCTGCAATCGTATTATCCAATTCAAGCCCAGTCAAGGAAGATATTTCACGCTTGGTCTACCAACAGGCAA TACACCCCTGGGATGCTACAAAAAGCTGATAGAATATCACAAGAATGGAGATCTTTCTTTCAAATATGTAAAGACGTTCAACATGGACGAATATGTAG GGCTTCCCAGAAATCATCCAGAGAGCTATCATTCGTATATGTGGAATAACTTCTTTAAGCATATTGACATAGACCCAAATAATGCTCATATCCTTGATGGGAATGCTCCAGACTTACAGGCAGAATGTGatgcatttgaaaagaaaattgaagaaGCAGGGGGGATCGATCtgtttgttggag GCATTGGTCCAGATGGCCACATTGCATTCAATGAACCCGGATCAAGTTTGTCTTCAAGAACAAGATTAAAGACTTTAGCAATGGACACCATTTTGGCAAATGCTAAGTACTTTGATGGAGACTTATCTAAAGTACCAACTATGGCGCTAACAGTTGGTGTGGGTACAGTGATGGATGCTAGAGAA GTGATGATTCTTATAACAGGTGCACATAAGGCTTTTGCATTGTACAAAGCGATTGAAGAAGGTGTTAATCACATGTGGACAgtttctgctttccagcagcacCCTCGTACTATCTTTGTGTGTGATGAAGATGCTACTTTAGAACTAAGAGTTAAAACTGTGAAGTACTTTAAAG